A stretch of the Gossypium hirsutum isolate 1008001.06 chromosome D07, Gossypium_hirsutum_v2.1, whole genome shotgun sequence genome encodes the following:
- the LOC107954710 gene encoding zinc finger CCCH domain-containing protein 3 translates to MPDNRQVQNNAVSNETADKIEEAIMRLKINDNNQEVGVSRSASYPDRPGEPDCSYFLRTGSCGYGSNCRFNHPVYDAQNGQYREELPERIGQPDCGYFLKTGTCKYGSTCKYHHPKDRNGAGPVTFNILGLPMRQEEKSCPYYMRTGSCKFGVACKFHHPQPASPGAGLPANAVGSSILPPSGVPYVGGLPSWSLPRPPHVSGPRVQTQSYMPVVFSPSQNTIPAHGWSTYMGNMSPVSSAGILGSNFAYNLMNPAESGSTEQMLLSSTSASDFPERPDQPKCRYYMNTGTCKYGSDCKYHHPKERIANSAVNSIGPLGLPSRPGQAICSSYAMYGLCKYGPTCRFDHPYMGCPYNYGLSVPLSVLDTSLLPYQRMSPTAHLSEAPLPSKLSDLAWNTDSVSKKHQNSEIKNSDDPPPQQVTSPHSLQGSSKTSHDD, encoded by the exons ATGCCTGATAATCGGCAAGTTCAGAACAATGCTGTGTCGAATGAAACCGCTGATAAAATTGAAG AAGCAATTATGCGGTTAAAAATTAATGATAACAATCAAGAGGTGGGTGTTTCTAGATCAGCCTCGTACCCTGATCGTCCGGGTGAACCGGATTGTTCTTATTTTTTAAGGACTGGATCATGTGGTTATGGAAGTAATTGTCGTTTCAATCATCCGGTTTATGATGCTCAG AATGGGCAATACAGAGAAGAACTCCCTGAAAGAATTGGACAGCCAGACTGTGGG TACTTTCTAAAGACTGGAACTTGCAAATATGGATCCACATGTAAATATCATCATCCAAAGGACAGGAATGGGGCCGGACCTGTTACATTTAACATTCTTGGTCTCCCTATGCGTCAG GAAGAAAAATCATGTCCTTATTACATGCGGACTGGATCATGCAAGTTTGGAGTTGCGTGCAAGTTCCATCATCCCCAGCCTGCATCACCTGGGGCTGGCTTACCTGCAAATGCTGTGGGATCATCGATTTTGCCACCATCAGGTGTGCCATATGTTGGTGGATTACCCTCATGGTCACTACCGAGGCCACCTCATGTCTCTGGACCACGTGTACAAACCCAAAGCTACATGCCTGTTGTTTTTTCTCCTTCTCAAAACACAATTCCTGCTCATGGTTGGAGCACCTACATG GGAAATATGAGTCCTGTATCTTCTGCTGGTATTCTTGGATCGAATTTCGCTTACAACTTGATGAATCCCGCTGAGTCAGGTTCTACTGAGCAGATGCTTTTGTCATCAACGTCTGCTTCAGATTTTCCTGAAAGACCTGATCAACCCAAATGTCGGTACTATATGAACACAGGCACTTGCAAATATGGATCTGATTGCAAGTACCATCATCCAAAGGAAAGGATTGCAAATTCAGCAGTAAACAGCATTGGCCCACTCGGGCTTCCCTCTAGACCT GGGCAAGCCATATGTTCTAGCTATGCTATGTATGGTCTCTGCAAATATGGGCCAACTTGCAGATTCGATCACCCATACATGGGATGCCCTTATAATTATGGTCTAAGTGTCCCTTTATCCGTGTTGGATACGTCTCTCTTACCATATCAAAGAATGTCACCAACAGCCCATTTGTCTGAAGCTCCTCTGCCGTCAAAGCTCTCTGATTTGGCATGGAACACTGACTCTGTGAGCAAGAAACATCAGAACTCGGAGATTAAAAATTCGGATGATCCACCTCCTCAACAGGTTACGTCACCACATTCTTTGCAGGGTTCTTCGAAAACCTCACATGATGATTGA